One genomic segment of Erythrolamprus reginae isolate rEryReg1 chromosome 2, rEryReg1.hap1, whole genome shotgun sequence includes these proteins:
- the LOC139158677 gene encoding tigger transposable element-derived protein 1-like produces the protein MAPKKAAEKKKKMMISIEAKQEIINLHEKGTRVVDLARKFQRSTSTICTILKQKDILKGVKPAKGATIISQLRTSVHEEMERLLLIWIKEKELAGDTITEAVISEKARAIFADLKSNEPSSSGDPDEFKDFHYSEEKSLPGHKPMKDRLTLALCANASGDCKVKPLLVYHSENPRAFKTHKILKERLHVLWRSNARAWVTGQFFVDWVNVAFGPTVKEYLLANELPLQALLLLDNAPGHPPALQDDILEEFQFVKVVFLPPNMTSILQPMDQQVIANFKKLYTKHLFRRCFDVTENTNLTLREFWKDHFNIVSCLNIIDLAWQEVSRRNLNSAWKKLWPAAVAPRDSAEPEGETEDITETDTPLEEIVSLGKCMGLEVDEGDINELVEEHEEPLSTEDLKALHEMQQTDLTQEMSSSEEEMQEPQKAIPTSEIKAMLAQWENVVSFVEKNHPEKFHPFLEKNEYWNISHFELYLDQNGEINADLGIFCYLVLPKEDVKEETMGSFLVRKTA, from the exons atggctccaaaaaaggccgctgagaagaagaagaagatgatgatatcCATAGAAGCGAAGCAGGAGATCATTAATTTGCACGAAAAAGGGACTCGTGTTGTTGACCTTGCGAGGAAGTTCCAACGCAGCACATCCACCATCTGTACAATCCTGAAGCAGAAGGACATCCTTAAAGGTGTTAAACCAGCAAAAGGTGCGACAATAATTTCCCAACTCAGGACGTCTGTtcatgaagagatggagagattattgctaatttggataaaagaaaaggagctggcCGGAGATACAATAACAGAGGCGGTCATCAGCGAGAAGGCTCGTGCGATATTCGCCGATCTGAAGAGCAATGAACCATCCTCGTCGGGAGATCCAGATGAGTTCAAG GACTTTCATTACTCCGAGGAAAAGAGCCTGCCAGGACATAAGCCCATGAAGGACCGTCTAACCCTTGCATTGTGTGCAAACGCGTCGGGTGACTGTAAAGTGAAGCCACTTCTCGTGTACCATTCGGAGAATCCTCGCGCGTTCAAGACACACAAAATCCTAAAGGAAAGACTCCATGTCCTGTGGCGCTCCAATGCAAGGGCATGGGTAACGGGGCAGTTCTTTGTGGACTGGGTAAATGTTGCTTTTGGTCCTACGGTGAAGGAATATCTTCTGGCTAATGAACTCCCCCTACAAGCCTTACTGCTGCTCGACAATGCTCCAGGCCACCCACCTGCTCTTCAAGACGACATCCTTGAAGAATTTCAATTTGTGAAGgttgtctttctcccacccaacatgacttcaatcctgcaaccaatggatcagcaGGTCATAGCTAACTTCAAGAAACTGTACACGAAGCATCTGTTCCGCCGATGTTTCGATGTAACAGAGAACACCAACTTGACACTGCGTGAGTTTTGGAAGGATCATTTTAACATCGTTTCTTGCCTTAACATCATTGACCTTGCCTGGCAAGAAGTGTCAAGGCGAAACCTGAACTCGGCGTGGAAGAAGTTGTGGCCTGCTGCTGTTGCACCAAGGGACTCTGCTGAGCCCGAGGGTGAGACCGAGGACATCACCGAGACTGACACCCCATTGGAGGAGATTGTGTCACTCGGTAAGTGTATGGGTCTGGAGGTAGACGAGGGTGACATCAATGAGCTTGTCGAAGAGCATGAAGAACCGCTCTCTACAGAGGACCTGAAGGCGCTCCATGAGATGCAACAGACGGATCTGACCCAAGAGATGAGCAGCAGTGAGGAAGAGATGCAGGAACCACAGAAAGCCATTCCTACCAGTGAGATAAAAGCGATGCTAGCGCAATGGGAGAACGTTGTCAGTTTTGTGGAAAAAAATCACCCAGAGAAA tttcatccctttctggagaagaatgaatattggaatatttcacacTTTGAActatacttggaccaaaatggagagataaacgCAGATCTGGGCATTTTCTGctacttggttctccccaaggaggATGTCAAGGAAGAGACTATGGG gtcatttttggtCCGAAAAACAGCATGA